The Pseudanabaena sp. FACHB-2040 genome segment CTGGATAGGGTCTATGTTGGTTAGGCCTGTTTCTTCTTTTTTCTGATCAATCAGAGCCAGCATCTCCGGCTGCAGATCAACCGCCAGTACTTTGCCATCAGGCACTTTAGCTGCCAGACGAAAGCTGAAGTAGCCGGTGCCCGCCCCAATATCGGCTACCACATCGTCTCGGCGCAGTTCTAGAGCTTCTAGCGCAGTTTGAGGCCGTTCCTCTAGCTCCCGGCTGGGGCGCTCTAGCCAGTAGGCTCCCTCATGGCCCATAACCTGAGCAATTTCGCGGCCCAGGTAGATTTTGCCGATGCCGTCACTGCTAGGTGAGCTATAGGTGTAGTCGGTCCCCGCCTCTAGCTGCTGGGTAGCACAGCCGCTCAGGCCAAACAGGGATGCTGTCGCCAGCAGGCAGACAAGGAAAAGGGATAGAAAGCGGGCCATAGATTCAATCGGTTGCGAGGTTAGCTTTATTAAAACACTGACGTCTGGGGCTTAACCTTGCGCTAAGGACTTTTGGGCTAGCAGCTTCAGACTCAAACCTGAGCCGGGCTGGGTAGCTGGCTGACGTAGGTAGCGGCAAGGATTAGCGCGGCCCCAATCAGCTGTAGGCTGGTCAGCGATTCCCCCAGCAGAAAAAATGCCAGAATCACGGCGACCACGGGTTCTAGGGTAAATAAAATCACGGCTTCTGGCGGACTGACTCGCATCTGACCAAAAGTCTGTAGGCAGGTTGGCAGCGCCGTTGTAAACAGCCCCAGATAGACCAGCCAACCCCAGGGAACAGCGGCAGGATCGACCACAGTAGGTTGCCCCATCACCCGATCAAAAGCCACCCAGCTAAGAGACAAAGCAGTCATGCTCCAGACTTGAATGGCGGTGAGAGGCAGAGTGGGGTAGCGCTTGGCAAAGCGTTCCAGGCGAATGATGTGGCCAGCCCAGCAAAAGGCGGTGCCCAGGCTCCACAGGTCGCCAATGTTGAGACGACCGCCCTGGTAAGACAGCAGAGCAATCCCCAGCAGCGCCAGCGCTGCCGCAACCCAGGTTGCCGGGACGATACGTCGGCCAGCCAACCCCAGCAGCAGCGGCACCAAAATAACGCAGAGCGAGGCGATGAAGGCGCTGCGGCCAGCGGTGGTGTATTGGAGTCCCAGGGTTTGGGTGCCGTAGCCACCTATTAGCCAGCAGCCCAACTCTGCCCCAGCCCGCAGTAGGCCCGGTTTGGGCCTAAGCCAAGGCAAAAAACAGAGCGCTGCGATCGCAAAGCGACCCAGCACCACAAAGCTAGGCTGCAGGGTGCCAACAATATCTTTGACAACAATATAGGCAGTTCCCCAGAGCAGCGTGCCCAGGAGCAAAGCGCTTACCCCGCCCGCATGAGACTCTAGCCTGAACTGCGTTTGACGGGGCATAGTGGGGGTATCAGTCGGGGCTAGGCAGGGTTAAGCGAAGTTAAACAGAAGGAAGCTGCGGCACCTCAGCTGTAAGCCTTAACAAAAGCCTCTAGCCGATCCATTCCCTTAAGAATAGTCTCCATGCCAGTAGCGTAGGAGATCCGCGCGGTGCCCTCGGTGCCAAAGGAAATACCGGGGACAGTGGCGACGTATTTCTCGTCTAGCAGCCGATTGCAGAAGTCCAGCGAGGGCATACCGAGCTGGCTAATATCGACATATAGGTAAAAGGCCCCTTGAGGCTCACCGCAGGTGAGACCAGGAATGGCTTTAATCCGGTCGATAATTACCTGACGGCGTTCAGCAAAGGCTAGGCGCATGGTTTCTACACAGTCTTGGGGGCCGCGTAGAGCTGCGATCGCACCATACTGGGCAAAGGTACACACGTTTGAAGTGGCGTGGCTCTGAATTGTCGTCAGCGCCTTGATTACCGGAATAGGGCCAGCCAGATAGCCCACCCGCCAGCCCGTCATAGAGTAGGCCTTGGCAAAACCATTACTGACTAGAGTGCGATCGTAAGCTTCGGGGCTGACCGCGCCAATACTGAGGTGAGTGCTCCCGTCGTAGAGGATTTTTTCATAGATCTCGTCCGACACCACCCAAATGTCGGCCTCAACGACCACCTCGGCCAGTGCCCGGATCTCCTCAGGGCTGTAAATCATGCCGGTGGGGTTAGAAGGCGAGTTGAGCACAAACAGCTTCGTCTTAGGCGTGATTGCCTGCCGCAGCTGCTCTGGAGTGATCTTGTAGCCAGTTTCTTTAGTGGTCGGCACAATCACAGGCGTGCCGTCAGCTAGCTGCACCATCTCTGGGTAGCTGACCCAGTAGGGCGCAGGGATAATCACTTCATCTCCCGGCTCAATCAGCGCCATCATCAGTCCGTAGAGAGAGTGCTTGCCACCATTGGTGACAATGACATTGTCGGCCCCGTAGCAAAGCCCGTTTTCTGCCTGCAGCTTTTCAGCAATGGCCTGTCGCAGTGCCGGTTCTCCCGCAGCAGGGCCGTAGCGGGTCTTGCCCTCATCGAGCGCCTGTTTAGCGGCAGCTTTGATATGGTCAGGCGTATCAAAATCTGGCTCACCGGCACTAAAGCTGCACACGTCCAGCCCTTCTGTCTTCATTGCCTTAGCCTTGGCTGAAATCGCCAGGGTCATAGAAGGCGTTACCCGATTTACCCGATTCGCCAGTTTCAACGTAGGCATCCCAAACCTCTCTCAAAACCGATCCGACGTTGCCGCAGGTTCACCTGGAGATCAACTCAGTCTTTTCAGCTGCCGAGAGCAGCCTCTTCGCTACCCTATCTAGCTGCTGAAAGCCCAGTTGACTCACCCGTAATCCTGCTTCACGCACAATTCCACTTAGCTTAGATCGTTCTTACGGGTAAAAAAGGGATTTTTATGAAACGTTCAGGACATTTCGAGACTAGCCGTCCCAGGGGGCTGCTCCCCTAGGTAAAGGCTGACCAGAAAAAAGGCAGAAAAAATCCCGCCAGATGGGCCCACCCAGCGTTAATGGCTTTGGATCACCCTACCTTCTCAGCTAAACCACTGACCAGAAAAAAACCTCAACACTTTTGTGTTGATCCGGAAAAGGTCGAAGTAACCCCGATTACCTAATACAGAGCTTTAAAAAAAAACGGCGTGGAGAAGGAAGGTTCCACAGAAATTCACCTAGATGAAATTCAGGGATTTCACCCAGCTAGTTTTTCCTGACCCCACCTCAGAGGCACCGTAACAGGGAATAGAAACGCAGAGATACCGAGTTCCATGTACACTATCTCCCTTTCTCCATCCATGCAGCTAGCCACCTTGGCAGCGGCTCTTGCGGTCGGCATTGTGACAGCCGTCCACGGGCAAGCTGAGCTGCAGAATCCCGTTCGGCTTTATACAGGGTTCTTCAGTAATATTGACGACCGTGGCAGTGGTCGGGTAGTCCCCAATCAATTTCAGTCCAACTTGTTCCTACCCAATTACCTGCTAGGATTTCGAGGTAGCGGGCGAATTTCTGGTGACCCAAAGGAATCGATTCCCAGTTCTCTCCAAAAAAGCCCCTCAACCTCATCAGGTCAGGCATCTACCCCGTTAGCCTATCGAGGCAGCGGCAGAATCAATCTCAAACGGCAGATAGCGGTATAAAAACTCAGCCAGGAAAGTTCCTTGTGACTTTGACTGTTGAGATGACTTTATATAACGCGAAGATTTCGCTAACACCGGCCTCAGTTACCGTACGTCAGCGAAAATTGGTTTAAGCTATATCAGCCAATTAGACTTTAATTGCCGTTATTTGACTGATTGAGTTTAGATTTTGCCTTTATTTGGCACCTACTATTCCAGATCTATGAATGATATCGGCTCCATGGTAGACCCCGCCCTTCAAGTCAAAAAAGACGAAGACTTAATCCGGTATCTGAGTCCCAGCGCTATTGACCAGATATTGCTTTACCTAGCGTTTAGCGCCATGCGTACAGGAGGCCATCGCCACGGAGCCTTTTTAGACGCAGCCGCGACTGCTGCCAAGTGCGCTATTTACATGACCTATCTAGAGCAGGGCGAAAACCTGCGAATGACGGGCCACCTTCACCATATTGAGCCAAAGCGAGTCAAGGCTATTGTTGAGGAGATGCGGCAGTCCTTAACCGAGGGCAAACTGCTTAAAATGTTGGGTGCTCAAGAGCCCCGCTATCTCATTCAGTTTCCTTACCTCTGGCTCAACTGCTACTCTTGGGAGCCAGGCCAATCGAGAGTTGCAGGCAATAGCCTCTCAGCCGAGGAAAAAGCCCAGCTGGAAGATAAGCTTCCTCCCGATGTTCCTAATGCCCGCATCATCAACTCCTTCCAGTTTTTGGAGCTGATCGAGAACCTGCACGAGAAATCGCAGGACGATTTGCCCAAAGAGCGCAAAATGCCCCTCAGCGAAGCCTTGGCCGAACACATTCGGCGGCGGCTGATGTACTCTGGCACCGTAACGCGCATTGATGCGTCTTGGGGGATGTCTTTCTATGCGCTCACCCGAGCGTCGTATGCGCCCGTCGATCCAGAAGAGCGCATGTACACCATGATCGAAGACACGGCCCAGTATTTCCGGATGATGCGGGAGTGGGCCCACCGTCGGCCGGGCACAATGCGGGTTTTGGAGGAACTGGACCTACCCGCTACCGATCGAGAGGTGGCTTTCCGGGAACTAGATGAGATCATCCGGACTTGGGCTGACAAGTACCACTGCAAAGGGGGAGAGACTACTCTCCTGCAGATGGTAATTGGCCATCAGGACGAAACCAGCAAATCTTTCCCCTAAGCTGGTTTCACTTCTGTAGGAAATACAGCCGTTAAACATCTATGCCGGGGCGCTGTAGTGTAGCGCCCCGGCATGAGTTGTAAGCAGAGCTAAGCTCGCAGCAGCTGGTGAAGGTCATCGCTGAGCTTGTTGGCCGTGCTTACCTATCTATTGGCCCAGGTGTGACCAGGTGTCATCCAATCCGATTCCAGGCTTCGACTACGATATCGGTGAGCAATTTACGAACGGGCAGTTCGAGCAGGGCATCGTCGGCCAGCAGAGCGGCCTGCACCTCTTCGAGCGACTGCCCCTGTTGGCGGGCAGCCTGAATAACGCCAACGATCGCCGCTAGCACGTGATCCTCGGTGACAGGGGCAGCAGATCGGGGGGAAACGATTTGATCAGAAGGAGCGGTGAGAGAAGACAACATTGCAAAGATATGTATGAAAAGTTGGATTTTATGAGAGGGCAGTAACGTTTTGTAACTTTAGAACTGGAGTGTAGCGCATTTTAGCGCCCTCGCACCCTTTCGGAAGAAATAACTGAGAATTTCTTTAAACACCTAAATAAAAGCTATGGGGGCGCAGCGTGCTGCGCCCCCATGGCAAGGTATTGCTAATCAGTAGGCTAGCGGCCTAGCTCATGGGCGATTGCGATCGCTGTGGGCGCGGAAAAGACGGCAGCTCTACAGCCGCAACCGACTTGAGCTTCCGTTGGGGCCGCAGCGGATAGACTACGGGCGAGGGCGAGGTACTAGCCGCAGGCGCACTGGCCGCGCTGTTTAACAGCGGCGGCAGAGCAGCGGGGCGGCCAGCCGAAGCAGCTACAGGCTCTGGGGTAGAGGTGGGCGGCTGCACTGTTGGGGTCGTTTCCAGCAGCGGAGGCCTTGGCTCAAGCTCAAAAGCGAGCTCGGGCTCGACAGCAGGCTCTATGGCAGCAGTGGGAGGCGCTAGAGGGGCTCCCCAGGGAGAGGGTTCGGTAAAGACAGGTACAGTTGGGGCTGGCTGGGCAGCAGGCAGCGGGTCCGCTGCTTTGGCTGCAGGCGGCTCCACCGTAGGCGCAGAGTCGATTACGCGCTCTAGATCCTGCCACAGCAGCCGCTCAGCCTCTGGATCGGGGGCGGGCACGGGGGGAGTTGGCACGGCAGCAGATCGGGTGGGGACTGCAGACGGAGCCGGTGTGCGAGGGCCTTGCCCAACCGACTTAAGGTTGCGCAGCAGCGTATCGAGGCTGGGATCAGGTCGGATGGGGGCCTCATCGTGGGAGGCCCAAGGCTTAATTTGTTCGGCTTTGGGCATTGCTAGCGGGTGGGGCCGTAGGGTTGGTTCTGTCACCACCGCTGGAAATTCAATGGCGGGTGGGGCGGGACTGCGTTGAACCGACATGTCTAGACACTTCTCTAGGGCGGCTTTGAACTGAAGTGTGTAGTGCTGCTGTCGCTGCAGACGCGATCGCAAATCCCGACAGGTCGCTTCTGCCTGCTGCAGAGCAGTATTTTTTTCGCCGAAGCGCTGCTGCAATAGAGTGCATTCTCGCTCTAGCTGAGCCACACGCTGTCTAGCGTTGTCTAGCTCTGCCTGAAAAGTTTCGTTGTGAATCGTGGTGCGCCGGACTGCATCGTTGGCCACATCTAGCTCACTGAGCAGTTGAGCGACCTGTTGCTGCTGCTGGGCGATAGCTGCTTGTGCTTCGGCGGAGGACATAGACTGGCTTTGCTGAGCCCGTTCCACCTCGATCTGAAGGGCCGCTTCGGCTCGCTCAAGGGCATCTTCTAAGTGTCCCACCCGACCTAGCAAAGCATCATTACACTGGTTCAGATCCTGGATTAGCTGGAGTAGCTCGGCTTCGCGCTGAGTAAAGTCAGCCACCTTAGGAACAGGCCCCTTTGGCGGTGGCAAAACCGTGTTGGCAATTTCATTGAGGGGCAGTGTGCCCGGAAAGCTAACAGTCTCCCACCTGTCATCGGGCCGAGCAGCCCCAGGTCCGCCAGATCCGTTCGGAGCAGCGGCCTCGGGTTCATTTGAGGCGGCAGCCCGGAGGTCAAGCAGAGAGGCTTGAGGCGGGCTGGCTTGAGAATCGGAAGACGGAAGATCTTGGGGAGGCAAATTTTGCTCAGTCATAGTCCCGAAGTGCTCGCTACAAAGCCTGATGACCAGGTGAAGATTAATTGCCACTAAGAGTAGCTAACTTCAACAATTATTTCACCCTTCTGTAGTAATACAGAACCTACCCATGGAATCGGGCTTAAAATTTTCAACCTTCCTCCAGAAATATCGGGCAACTTTTGTAAGCAGAATTGTCCGGTTTTGAAATTGCGTCGGTGTAGTGGTTAGGGATAAGTTCTAGCTGCAAATAGCCGCTCTTGCAGCAGTTGTTGGTGCATAAATGCACGGTCAACTCGCGACTGAATCTGATCGGGTGAAAGCGGTTCACCATTGGCATAGTGCTCTAGCCATTGCTGCATCATTTCATTGGTCTCTGTAGGCCAGCCACTAGCGCTCGAAGCCGCAGCAGGATTGAGATCCCACCCTGGTAGATCTAAATCGGCCATAATCTGGCTCACTTTCGGGTCGTAGCTTAGGGCAAAACAACGGCACCCTTCTGCTGCCGCCATAATCAAAGCGTGCAGCCTCATCCCTATTGTCATTTCCACCCCTCGAAAAAGCCCCTTTAGCTGCCGGGGATCGCTCAAGCAAAAGAGGTGATTTGGCCCTGGAAGACGCGCCTGAATTTGTTCAGCAATCGCTAAATCTTTGGCCGGTTGAAAGGGTGTAAGTAGTACGCAAGTTTTAGTCGCCTTTTGAAATCCAACTAGGGCTTCAGTAAACTGATCTAAGCGTTCTGGGGTGAGCCAGGGGTGCGATCGCAACGCCACCGCCACTCTCGGAGCAGGCAAATCCCACAGTCCCTCCACCGGCCTCGAATCGAGCGCCCACACCGGATCAGGCCCCTGCCAGGCTGGAATATTCCAGCTTTCCATCAGCTGGGCCGAAGCCCCATCTCGCACACTCACGCCCGCACAGCGCCGCAGTACATAGCGAGCCAGCCGCTGGCTAAAAGGCCGCTGCAGCGGCCCAATCCCCTGCCCCCAAGCAATAGTCTTCAGGCCCATGGCCTGCGCCATCGCCATCAGCCCCCCGTAGTAAAGCGGGTTCTGCAGACTAGTGGCATCCTGCATCAGGCTGCCACCGCCCCAAACAAAGGCATCCGCCGACCGCAACGCCCGCAGCACCGCCACCGGAGCCTTGCGCGGTACCGCCTCTATCCCATAGCGCTGAGCCGTCTCCCCCGGATTGCCTGAAAGCACCACCGGCGTGACCCCAACAGGCAACATCTGCAGCAGCGCCGCCAGCAGCGCCTCATCCCCGCCATTGCCCATGCCGTAGTAGCCACACAAGACCGCTCGCATTCCGTTTGATTCCGCCTGAGTCTCTGCACTCTCTACAATAGAGGCTGCCGGTAATGTGTAATAGGTGGGGAAAGCAGAAGGCAGAGAGCGGAAAGCAGAAACCCTATCAGGGACAGGCTCCCTACCTTCTCCATCTCCCCTACCTCTCTGCATCCCCGCGTCCCCCATCCACCCCCTACCCACCCACCCTTTTCCCATGAACGCCCTTTCCATCCCCACCTGGATCATCCACATCTCCAGTGTCCTTGAGTGGGTTGCTGCTATCTGGTTTATCTGGCAGTTTGCTGTAGCCAAAAATCAGCCTGCTTGGCGCTGGCTATCGGCCGGTATGCTGCCAGCGCTGATTAGCGCTATGTCGGCCTGCACCTGGCACTTTTTCGACAATGCCGAATCTCTGAGCTGGCTGGTGACGCTGCAGGCAGCGACGACGGTGATTGGCAACTGTACCCTCTGTCTGGCGGCCTGGTGGATCTGGCGCACTGCTCAGGTGCCTAAGTCAGACGGTTAAAATTCGAGGAGCAATCTTGCTCTGTCTTTTGCCTTGCGCTGCCCTAAAATCTGCCTGACTTGACTAATGCTCGATAAAAACGCACTTTTTGCCCTGTCTCTATTTCCTTACCTGGGCTTTCTCTGGTTCATCACCCGCTCTGGGCAAGCTCCCAGGCTGGCGCTGATTGGCTTTTATGCCCTGCTGGTTTTTGTCGCCGTCACTATTCCAGCGGGCATCTATGCCCGAGTCACCTATGGTGTGGAGCTGGCCGACGTGGACTGGCTCCACGGTAGCGCTGAAGCTTTTCTTACCTTCTCGAACATTCTGGTGGTGCTGGGCTTTCGGCAGGCTGTGGTCGAAGCCCGTAAGGCCAACCCATAGAGACACAGCTAATCGCGTCTCTACAGACTAGGAGGATGGGATTGGTGCAGGATGAGACGATTGCCATCGGGGTCATAGGCGTAGATTTCGCGTCCGTGGGAGGCGATCATCACAGGGCCGGGGGGCGGATAGCCCAGGGTGGTTAGATGTGCGATCGCACCCTCTAGATCCACCACTTCCAGGCACAAACTCAGACCTCCCTGAGCAGGCTGATCAAACTCCGCCTGCTGCCCAACCTGGGGCCGAAACAGCGCCAGTTTCATTCCCGGCAGCGCAAACTCAGCATAGCGATCGGGCCAGTAAGGCTGAGCCACCTGCTGTAAGAGCCCCTGATAAAACCCCACCAGCCGCTCAAACTGATCACTGCCCAGTGTCAAAAACGCCTCCCGACAGACCCAACCTATTTTCTCCGTCACACGCCTCTCTCCTCACCCTACCCGGCGCGGGTTGCGACGACGATACTCCCACGGCGACTCTAGCTCGGTCTGGCTCCAGAAGTTCAGTCGAGCCTTGCGGGCCACTGTCTCTGCAGCTAAATACCGCTGCCGGTAAGGCTCCCTCAGATGCCGGACGTAGGCAACAGCGTAGCCTTCCGCCAGCAGTTGGGTGTTGATGCAGCCGTCGGTCACCCACAGTTCGGCCACCAGGCGGTCGTGATTGTCGCGATCGACAAAGACCACTTCAAAAGATCGGTAGGGGGCCAGCAGCGCTTGAATTCGCTGGCGGGCCAGTTTGCCATAGGGGTGTTGGGCGAGTTCTGGGCAGTCAATGCCGTAGAGCCGAATGGCTTCGATTGGGCCATTGCTCTGGCCCAGAGGGCTGGCAATTAGCGTATCGCCATCCTTAATAGAGTTCAGCTGAAACCGCAGCCGAGAAATTGGCATGGCAAGCCCCGTAATATTTCGTAACTTGTTTGGGCACGACGCCTTGAGGCTGCGATCGCAGCTGCTTCATACCCTGTGTTCTCACCCCAGAGGTCAGGAAGCAGGCCTGTGGCTATCCCACAACCCTCCCTAGAGGCAAAGCCCAGTTTTAACCAATTCAAGTATCGCCTGTCCGACCCAGACGTCGCCACTAGAAGCCGCTATGTCAGGCCCATCAAGCTGTTAAATCCCCAAAGTCATTGCACTTTTTTTGTGATGAATTCTTGACAATAACAGCCCCTGATTTAGGGGCTTTTTCTATTTAGGAATAAGTGAATGATTCGTAGTAGTGGCTACAAACTTGTCATAACAAACACCGCACACTAATCCTCAAGTTTGCGACATCTGGCTGAGGAGGTATCCTCCAACCTCGCCTGCTGATCTCTAAGGAATAGGGTTCTCATGGTCTTTGAACTATCCCTGCTGGCGCAGATCACCGTGGATGATTTGCCCGCATCAACACAGTTTTTGGAAAAGTTTGTAGCGGAGTCTTATTACTACTGGGCCTCCGTTTTTATGCTCATCATCCACGTAGGGTTTTTGGCCTACGAGGGCGGTGCCTCTCGGGCTAAAAACGTGCTGGCAACGATGTTAAAGAACCTGCTGACGCTGTCTACAGTTGGCCTCACATTTTTCTTCTTTGGTTGGTGGGTGTATTGGGCATTCCCCCTCTTTCCTTTCACAGGCAGCATTTTGGGCCCGTGGACTACGCCTCCCGCAGAGGGGGTAGTGGCTGACCTGCTGCCACTGGTGCAGGCTGCCTATCCCTGGTCAGAGGCCATGGGGCCCAATATGTCAGACAACCTGACAGGGGTCTTTTGGTTTGCCTTTTCCCTATTTGCTATGACTGCCGCCTCGATTTTGTCGGGGGCTGTCATTGAGCGAATTCGGGTGGGCGCTTATCTAGTGCTGGCGACAGTGCTGGGCAGCTTTTGCTGGGTAGTGGCTGCGGCCTGGGGCTGGAATTACTGGGGCTGGTTTACCACCACGTTGGGCTACCACGACTTCGGCTGCTCGGCAGTGCTGCATGGTGTTTCTGGGTTCTTTGCCCTAGGTGTGCTATTAAATCTTGGGCCTCGTATCGGCAAGTACGATAGCACCGGCAAGCCCCGTGCTATCTTGCCCCACAACCTGCCGCTAACGATGGTCGGGCTCATGCTAATTTTCGTTGGCTTCTATGCTTTCTTAGCAGCCTGTGTGATTTACAGCCCTGGCTTTGAGCGGGAAACCACGATTTACGATACGCCTATGACTCTATCCTCCATTGCGGTCAGCACCACGCTGGCGCTGTGTGCAGGCATTATGGGAGCGTACATCGGCTCTAAGGCTGACCCGTTCTACACAATCTCTGGTGGACTGGCAGGCATTATTTCGGTTGGGGCAGGCTTAGATATCTATGCGCCGCAGCTGGTGATTCCTATCGCCTTTATTGGCGGTCTGACAATGCCTTGGGTGGGTCAGTGGATTGAAAAGCTTGGCATTGACGATGCAGTTGGAGCCTTTGCGGTACACGGTTATTGCGGTGTGCTGGGAGCTATGGCGGTGGGCGTCATGGGGAGTGGCTATATCCAGGGCGATGGCTACCCGCCGATTGGGTTCTTTGGTCAGCTCATTCCGACCTTTATTTGCACAATTATTTTGGGCTTTATCCCAGGCTATGGCGTGAGCTGGGTGCTCAAGAAGATGAACCTGCTACGCGTACCGGCTGCCGAGGAGCTAGAAGGGCTCGATCTGGGCGATTTTGGCATTACCGGATATCCCGAATACTCGATCGTGCCGGGTGAGGAGATCCACCTGAGTACGCCTATGGAGCAGCACCGGGGATAGGCATTGACTAGCAAGCTTGTTCTTCTATTGCTTTTTTAAGGAGATCCGCCATTATGGCCAGCCCCTTTCGGGACTATCAATCGTTTAATGAAGCGACAGGGCCGATCTATACTTTTTCCGACCGTCCTGTGGTGATTGCGCTGCTGCTTGTTGCCAGCGTCCTAATTTTCCTGTATTTCATCTATAGCTCGTTTAATATTCGCAAGGGTGAATCGCAGGCTAAGAACCCGATTATCTTGAGCATTTTGCTGGCGACAACGGCCTTTGCTGCTGCTGAGGCTATTTATCAGCAGGTCTCGGGTAAGCAGTCTACGACCCAAGCTCAAGTGTCTCAACCGGCTGAAGAGCGCACTCCCCAGCCGTTAGCGCTGCTAGGCATGGTAGGGCTAGGGGGAGCGGCTTCCCGTCGCCCGCGTACGGGTCGTCGCCTAAAGCGGCTGTCTCGTTAGGATTGGCGCTAGGCAGCCAGCATTGTTTGTCGGTTGCTATCTAGACTTCTGTGACGTGCGGTGGGCAGCCTTTTGAAGAGGCTGCCCTTTTTGTCACAAAGTTTTACACTACGAGAATGATCACCACCGAAAACTCCCTGCCCCTGCATCTGGTTATTTCTGAGCGGCTGCGAGACGACATTTTTAGTGGCCAGTATGCTGCCGGAGAACAGTTGCCCAGTGAGCACCAGCTGATGGAACAGTTTGGGGTGAGCCGAATTACGGTGCGGCGTGCGATCGCAAATCTAGTCCAGCAAGGGCTAGTCGAGGCCCAGCGAGGCCGTGGCGTGTTTGTAAAGGCCCAGCACAAGGTCACCCGCTCCCTCTCCAACCCTCTAATTTTCTTTGACGAAGACATGGAGCGCCAGGGCACTACCGCCTCTATCCGCAGCCTTTCCTTTGAGCTGGTGTTGTCGCCCCCCTCCGTCAGCGACCGACTCAAGCTCAAAGCCGCCGATCAGGTTTACTGCCAGAAAAAAGTTATCTTGACCGACGGTATCCCCGTTGCCATCGACATTACCTATATCCGAGTAGACATCGGCCAGACCTTCTCCCAAGAACTTCAGTCCAGCCTGATCTACCCCACTCTCGACAAAAACGGCGTCTCCATTGAGCGGGTCGAAGCCACCCTAGAGTGCACCCACGCCACCGTAGAGCTAAGCGAAGCTCTAGAAATTCCCCTAGGAGCACCGCTGCTGGTCAATGGCTATACTGCCTTTACTCAGCACAACCAGCCCATCATCTGCGGTGAAACCCTGTCGCGAGGTGATCGGTTGACCTATTCAGTAGTGCTGACTAAGGAAAATTCGGTTTTGTGAAGAGAAAGAGCAGAGGAGATGAGTGTAGGGGAGAGGGGGGTTAAGGAAGCCGGGGAGTGAGGAAAAGATAGGTAGGGTATCTTCTACGCTCTGCACTCCTACCTCCCTATGACCCGCGAAAAATCCGCTCAGCCTGCCGTTGAGAAAGGCGAGAACCCCCTGGCAAGTGGGTTGGCACTTTTTCAGGGGCCTTGGCGGCTGTTTTAGCACCACTGTAAGATTCCTCTGGCGGGACTGTCATGGTAGGAATCTCGGGGGATGGCCAGACGGGATATTTGGACT includes the following:
- a CDS encoding thermonuclease family protein, whose protein sequence is MPISRLRFQLNSIKDGDTLIASPLGQSNGPIEAIRLYGIDCPELAQHPYGKLARQRIQALLAPYRSFEVVFVDRDNHDRLVAELWVTDGCINTQLLAEGYAVAYVRHLREPYRQRYLAAETVARKARLNFWSQTELESPWEYRRRNPRRVG
- a CDS encoding DUF3593 domain-containing protein, whose amino-acid sequence is MLDKNALFALSLFPYLGFLWFITRSGQAPRLALIGFYALLVFVAVTIPAGIYARVTYGVELADVDWLHGSAEAFLTFSNILVVLGFRQAVVEARKANP
- a CDS encoding DMT family transporter, with the translated sequence MPRQTQFRLESHAGGVSALLLGTLLWGTAYIVVKDIVGTLQPSFVVLGRFAIAALCFLPWLRPKPGLLRAGAELGCWLIGGYGTQTLGLQYTTAGRSAFIASLCVILVPLLLGLAGRRIVPATWVAAALALLGIALLSYQGGRLNIGDLWSLGTAFCWAGHIIRLERFAKRYPTLPLTAIQVWSMTALSLSWVAFDRVMGQPTVVDPAAVPWGWLVYLGLFTTALPTCLQTFGQMRVSPPEAVILFTLEPVVAVILAFFLLGESLTSLQLIGAALILAATYVSQLPSPAQV
- a CDS encoding DUF2499 domain-containing protein, whose protein sequence is MNALSIPTWIIHISSVLEWVAAIWFIWQFAVAKNQPAWRWLSAGMLPALISAMSACTWHFFDNAESLSWLVTLQAATTVIGNCTLCLAAWWIWRTAQVPKSDG
- the csaB gene encoding polysaccharide pyruvyl transferase CsaB, with product MRAVLCGYYGMGNGGDEALLAALLQMLPVGVTPVVLSGNPGETAQRYGIEAVPRKAPVAVLRALRSADAFVWGGGSLMQDATSLQNPLYYGGLMAMAQAMGLKTIAWGQGIGPLQRPFSQRLARYVLRRCAGVSVRDGASAQLMESWNIPAWQGPDPVWALDSRPVEGLWDLPAPRVAVALRSHPWLTPERLDQFTEALVGFQKATKTCVLLTPFQPAKDLAIAEQIQARLPGPNHLFCLSDPRQLKGLFRGVEMTIGMRLHALIMAAAEGCRCFALSYDPKVSQIMADLDLPGWDLNPAAASSASGWPTETNEMMQQWLEHYANGEPLSPDQIQSRVDRAFMHQQLLQERLFAARTYP
- a CDS encoding class I SAM-dependent methyltransferase codes for the protein MARFLSLFLVCLLATASLFGLSGCATQQLEAGTDYTYSSPSSDGIGKIYLGREIAQVMGHEGAYWLERPSRELEERPQTALEALELRRDDVVADIGAGTGYFSFRLAAKVPDGKVLAVDLQPEMLALIDQKKEETGLTNIDPIQGSLDQPNLPLNSVDLALMVDAYHEFAYPREMMQGIVAALKPGGRVVLAEYRAENPLILIKRLHKMSQRQAQKEMAAVGLRWIKTDERLPQQHLLFFEKPGEG
- a CDS encoding pyridoxal phosphate-dependent aminotransferase — translated: MKLANRVNRVTPSMTLAISAKAKAMKTEGLDVCSFSAGEPDFDTPDHIKAAAKQALDEGKTRYGPAAGEPALRQAIAEKLQAENGLCYGADNVIVTNGGKHSLYGLMMALIEPGDEVIIPAPYWVSYPEMVQLADGTPVIVPTTKETGYKITPEQLRQAITPKTKLFVLNSPSNPTGMIYSPEEIRALAEVVVEADIWVVSDEIYEKILYDGSTHLSIGAVSPEAYDRTLVSNGFAKAYSMTGWRVGYLAGPIPVIKALTTIQSHATSNVCTFAQYGAIAALRGPQDCVETMRLAFAERRQVIIDRIKAIPGLTCGEPQGAFYLYVDISQLGMPSLDFCNRLLDEKYVATVPGISFGTEGTARISYATGMETILKGMDRLEAFVKAYS
- a CDS encoding glyoxalase, with product MTEKIGWVCREAFLTLGSDQFERLVGFYQGLLQQVAQPYWPDRYAEFALPGMKLALFRPQVGQQAEFDQPAQGGLSLCLEVVDLEGAIAHLTTLGYPPPGPVMIASHGREIYAYDPDGNRLILHQSHPPSL
- the hetR gene encoding heterocyst differentiation master regulator HetR produces the protein MNDIGSMVDPALQVKKDEDLIRYLSPSAIDQILLYLAFSAMRTGGHRHGAFLDAAATAAKCAIYMTYLEQGENLRMTGHLHHIEPKRVKAIVEEMRQSLTEGKLLKMLGAQEPRYLIQFPYLWLNCYSWEPGQSRVAGNSLSAEEKAQLEDKLPPDVPNARIINSFQFLELIENLHEKSQDDLPKERKMPLSEALAEHIRRRLMYSGTVTRIDASWGMSFYALTRASYAPVDPEERMYTMIEDTAQYFRMMREWAHRRPGTMRVLEELDLPATDREVAFRELDEIIRTWADKYHCKGGETTLLQMVIGHQDETSKSFP